Genomic DNA from Patescibacteria group bacterium:
GCGAAATGGGCGATAGCCACATGGGTTTGCAGGCCAGACTCATGTCACAGGCCCTCCGAAAGCTCACTGGCTCCATTTCAAAGTCCGGAACGGTGGTTATCTTCATCAACCAGATCCGCATGAAGATCGGCGTCATGTTTGGCAACCCGGAAACTACTCCTGGAGGCAACGCGCTTAAATTTTATGCCTCGGTACGCGTCGAAATCCGCAGAAACGCGCAGATTAAGCAGGGCGATAAAATTATTGGTAATCGTGTAAAGGTAAAGATCGTGAAGAACAAGGTTGCCCCGCCATTCCGCGTGGCCGAGTTCGATATTATGTATAATGAGGGCATCTCGCTGTCCGGCGATTTGCTCGACCTTGGTGTCGAAGTCGGAACCGTCGAGAAGCGCGGAGCTTCATACGCCGTGGGCGAAGAAAAACTCGGCGTTGGACGCGAGACCGCGAAGGCGTACTTGAAAGCCCATCCTGCACTCATGGAAAAGTTGCGCGCCGTTACCCGTGATGCCGCCATTGCGAAGGACGCTGGCACTGTCATGGGCGGAGCCGCGAAGGACGCCTTTGATGCTGCAGAAGCTGCAGGAGCGGTTGATGAGATTTAACGAGTCTTGTTTCTTCTATGGAATCAGAAAACGAAAAGTCTTTATCGATCGCAAGGGAATTTCTCGGCAAGACTGTTGAGGTGGTGATGGATCGACCGCTCGGTAGCAAACATCCGAAGCATGGCTTTGTGTATGAAGCCAATTACGGTTTTATTCCCGGCACCAAATCACCAGATGGCGAAGAGCTAGACGCCTATTATCTCGGCGCGTCAGAACCGGTAGAAGCAGTATTCGGTCGTTGTATCGCTATTATCCATCGTTTAAACGACGACGATGATAAATGCATTGTTGTTCCAGAAGGAATCGAGTTGTCCGATGAGCAGATTGAAAAACTGACGAATTTCCAAGAGCAATATTTTAAGCACGTTATTATTCGAAAATAGAGTCATCCTGAACGTAGTGAAGGATCTGAATGGTAACCAATCAGATCCTTCGTCGCTCAGAGCTCCTCAGGATGACTGAATAATGCTACTTGAACGAGCGGGCGAGTTGCGGTAAAGTAAGAGAGCTCCCGCTTAGAAGTTGCGGGGTAAGACGCATCGTTTTCTTGCTATATCTGTGCGTGAACACATTAATGGGGATCGCCCG
This window encodes:
- a CDS encoding inorganic diphosphatase; this translates as MESENEKSLSIAREFLGKTVEVVMDRPLGSKHPKHGFVYEANYGFIPGTKSPDGEELDAYYLGASEPVEAVFGRCIAIIHRLNDDDDKCIVVPEGIELSDEQIEKLTNFQEQYFKHVIIRK
- the recA gene encoding recombinase RecA, encoding MAKVNPRIAAAGEAISQIKQRFGEGSIMRFGESKPTNVDAIPTGCLSIDLALGAMGVPRGRIIEIYGPESSGKTTLAQHIVAECQKQGGIAAFVDAEHALDPEYARRLGVNVDELYISQPDTGEQALEIVDTLVRSNAIDVIVVDSVAALTPKAEIEGEMGDSHMGLQARLMSQALRKLTGSISKSGTVVIFINQIRMKIGVMFGNPETTPGGNALKFYASVRVEIRRNAQIKQGDKIIGNRVKVKIVKNKVAPPFRVAEFDIMYNEGISLSGDLLDLGVEVGTVEKRGASYAVGEEKLGVGRETAKAYLKAHPALMEKLRAVTRDAAIAKDAGTVMGGAAKDAFDAAEAAGAVDEI